One segment of Methanolinea mesophila DNA contains the following:
- a CDS encoding DUF447 domain-containing protein, translating into MGVGLLKEGINEVIATTRDNAAPMGIIFRNGRYGMVVYRESHTAARIEAHGWVMANLVFDPLLYVRTAFDDLEPGDLVPEQVQGLTMQRLAGAEAWAGFKAEVERSTPETIVVRLTPLKEEVRSWHMHPVNRGFNGVIEATVHATRYIRNKDPALADLIRHHARLVHRCGSPRDVEALNLLYSYIGF; encoded by the coding sequence ATGGGAGTGGGACTGCTAAAAGAAGGGATTAACGAGGTTATCGCGACCACCCGGGACAATGCCGCACCCATGGGGATCATCTTCCGGAACGGGAGGTACGGCATGGTGGTCTACCGGGAGAGCCATACCGCGGCCCGCATCGAGGCGCACGGATGGGTCATGGCGAACCTGGTCTTCGACCCGCTGCTCTACGTCCGGACCGCATTCGACGACCTCGAACCCGGCGACCTGGTTCCTGAGCAGGTCCAGGGCCTCACGATGCAGCGTCTTGCGGGGGCGGAGGCCTGGGCAGGCTTCAAGGCCGAGGTCGAACGCTCGACCCCGGAGACGATCGTGGTCAGACTCACCCCCCTCAAGGAAGAGGTCCGCTCCTGGCATATGCACCCGGTGAACAGGGGGTTCAACGGCGTCATCGAGGCGACCGTGCATGCCACCCGGTACATTCGGAATAAGGACCCGGCGCTCGCGGACCTGATCCGGCACCATGCCCGGCTGGTGCACCGCTGCGGCTCACCGCGGGACGTCGAGGCGCTCAACCTGCTCTATTCGTATATCGGGTTCTGA
- a CDS encoding small multi-drug export protein, protein MNLISTPLPDDPPGGKTIPPGREDPPHVVLAYLLLPFLFIGVYIWILYLAVPYEDFLLLAGLMLAYLIPPAGKESVIPLGIALGLPWYLVATSVAMLDIAAALFMAWNFDLALNIPVLGPWIGKFMHHGQEFVRQRPWLERLYFTGLALFVMFPLQGSGGIGASIVGRILGMPKHEVVAAIAIGAFAGSFLLALGFEFLKDILLANIWVGIAVIVAVLAGVLVGYLYLSRRGRKNREKLR, encoded by the coding sequence GTGAACCTCATTTCCACGCCATTGCCCGATGACCCCCCGGGGGGAAAAACTATCCCTCCGGGCCGGGAAGACCCGCCCCACGTAGTCCTGGCCTACCTTCTGCTGCCGTTCCTCTTCATCGGGGTCTATATCTGGATCCTCTACCTTGCGGTCCCTTACGAAGACTTCCTGCTCCTCGCCGGGCTGATGCTCGCCTACCTTATCCCTCCCGCGGGGAAGGAGAGCGTGATCCCGCTCGGTATCGCGCTCGGCCTGCCCTGGTACCTGGTCGCCACCTCGGTGGCCATGCTCGATATCGCCGCTGCGCTGTTCATGGCCTGGAACTTCGACCTCGCCCTGAACATCCCGGTGCTCGGGCCGTGGATCGGGAAGTTCATGCACCACGGGCAGGAGTTCGTCCGGCAGAGGCCCTGGCTCGAGCGCCTCTATTTCACAGGGCTGGCGCTCTTCGTCATGTTCCCCCTCCAGGGGAGCGGCGGGATCGGGGCGTCGATCGTGGGGAGGATCCTCGGCATGCCGAAGCACGAGGTGGTGGCGGCGATCGCCATCGGGGCCTTTGCAGGGAGCTTCCTCCTCGCGCTGGGGTTCGAGTTCCTAAAAGACATCCTGCTCGCCAATATCTGGGTCGGGATCGCGGTGATCGTCGCGGTCCTTGCCGGAGTCCTGGTCGGATACCTGTATCTCTCCCGGAGGGGCAGGAAGAACCGGGAAAAATTGCGGTAA
- the hypE gene encoding hydrogenase expression/formation protein HypE produces the protein MQVNLMHGAGGEVMGELLKVLTRFTHNNAGGIGLESLDDGAVIPFAGKNLVFTTDSHVVRPIFFPGGDIGRIAVSGTINDLAMMGGRPIALSCGMVIEEGFEVSDLERIVSSMDEALGEAGASMVTGDTKVLEKGALDGIMINTAGIGVADTVIRDCCLEPGDRIIVSGTLGDHGIAIMAERASLDLGEQIRSDVAPMWSLVEKAMAAGTIHAMKDPTRGGFAAAINEMARKSGVQIRIEEEAVPIRRSVRSASGMLGIDPLQVANEGKVVMGVPEKDADAILAAIRSHKYGKDAAIIGTVKAGSHVIMETGIGGERFIEPPIGDPVPRVC, from the coding sequence ATGCAAGTAAACCTGATGCACGGTGCGGGCGGCGAGGTGATGGGCGAGCTCCTCAAGGTGCTCACCCGGTTCACCCACAATAACGCGGGAGGGATCGGGCTCGAGTCCCTCGACGACGGGGCGGTGATCCCGTTCGCCGGAAAGAACCTGGTGTTTACCACGGACTCCCACGTGGTCCGTCCGATATTCTTCCCCGGCGGGGACATCGGGAGGATCGCGGTCTCCGGGACGATCAATGACCTCGCCATGATGGGCGGGAGGCCGATCGCCCTCTCCTGCGGGATGGTGATCGAGGAGGGGTTCGAGGTCTCGGACCTTGAGCGGATCGTGAGTTCCATGGACGAGGCTCTGGGCGAAGCGGGGGCGTCGATGGTCACCGGCGACACCAAGGTCCTCGAGAAGGGGGCGCTCGACGGGATCATGATCAACACCGCGGGGATCGGGGTGGCGGACACGGTCATCCGCGACTGCTGCCTCGAGCCCGGCGACCGGATCATCGTCTCCGGCACCCTGGGCGACCACGGGATCGCCATCATGGCGGAGCGTGCGAGCCTCGATCTCGGGGAGCAGATCCGCTCGGACGTTGCCCCGATGTGGAGCCTCGTAGAAAAGGCGATGGCCGCCGGGACGATCCACGCCATGAAGGACCCCACCCGGGGAGGCTTCGCGGCAGCCATCAACGAGATGGCGAGGAAGAGCGGGGTCCAGATCCGGATCGAGGAAGAGGCGGTCCCCATCCGCCGGAGCGTCAGGAGCGCCTCGGGGATGCTCGGGATCGACCCGCTCCAGGTGGCGAACGAGGGCAAGGTCGTGATGGGGGTCCCCGAAAAGGACGCGGATGCCATCCTCGCGGCGATCCGGTCCCATAAGTACGGGAAGGACGCAGCCATCATCGGGACGGTAAAAGCAGGCTCCCACGTGATCATGGAGACCGGTATCGGCGGTGAACGGTTCATCGAGCCGCCGATCGGGGACCCGGTGCCCCGGGTCTGCTGA
- a CDS encoding triphosphoribosyl-dephospho-CoA synthase — protein sequence MTPVERAQMAMMLEVCAFPKPGNVDRCHDYDDTRLEHFLASTILARPALEMAAEKAAGPGEIIHRAVALTNTHRGGNTHFGAFLLLVPLIMGDGIEGARRLVATTTVEDAVEFYRAFQETSVRVNPGDELDINDPGAIDELKKRELTLYDVMLHSAPRDMVAREWVNGFHLTRKAADLLKQFGCGQEAVVETFLFLLATEPDTFIVKKHGEAVAVRTMEHALEVRSGLRDIYDLDEELIGKGINPGSIADIIIASIYIALGEGWEWDC from the coding sequence ATGACACCTGTTGAACGGGCCCAGATGGCCATGATGCTCGAGGTCTGCGCATTCCCGAAACCCGGGAACGTGGACCGGTGCCACGATTACGACGACACCCGGCTCGAGCATTTCCTCGCCTCCACTATCCTCGCCCGCCCCGCCCTGGAGATGGCGGCGGAGAAGGCCGCCGGCCCGGGGGAGATCATCCATCGTGCAGTCGCCCTCACCAACACCCACAGGGGTGGAAACACTCACTTCGGGGCATTCCTCCTCCTCGTCCCCCTGATAATGGGCGACGGGATAGAGGGGGCGAGGCGGCTGGTGGCGACGACCACGGTCGAGGACGCGGTGGAGTTCTACCGGGCGTTCCAGGAGACGAGCGTCCGTGTCAACCCCGGGGACGAGCTCGACATCAACGACCCGGGGGCGATCGACGAGCTCAAAAAGAGGGAACTCACGCTCTACGACGTCATGCTCCACTCCGCCCCCCGGGACATGGTCGCCCGGGAATGGGTGAACGGGTTCCACCTCACGAGGAAAGCGGCGGACCTCCTCAAGCAGTTCGGATGCGGGCAGGAGGCGGTGGTCGAGACTTTCCTCTTCCTCCTCGCCACCGAGCCCGACACGTTCATCGTCAAGAAACACGGGGAAGCCGTGGCGGTCCGGACCATGGAGCACGCCCTCGAGGTGAGGTCCGGGCTCCGGGACATTTACGACCTCGACGAGGAGCTGATCGGGAAAGGGATCAACCCGGGCTCCATCGCAGACATTATCATCGCTTCTATCTATATCGCACTGGGAGAAGGATGGGAGTGGGACTGCTAA
- a CDS encoding VTT domain-containing protein, with translation MLPGFLDFLLNIDQNLGPLISHYGIYAYLILFVIIVLETGLVVTPFLPGDSLLFVAGAAAASGLLDIYAIILVFIAAAIIGDTMNYWIGHYFGTKVFLQKFPGLIKKEYIDRTYGYFEKYGGKTIFIARFIPIVRTFAPFLAGVGRMTYRRFIIFNVLGAIAWSIGITVLGYVLGTSALVQAHINILIYLVIAVTLITIGIIVWGLVKGFLHSRAQKTPEQE, from the coding sequence ATGCTCCCCGGATTCCTCGATTTCCTGCTCAATATAGACCAGAACCTGGGGCCGCTCATCAGCCACTACGGGATCTACGCCTACCTGATACTGTTCGTCATCATCGTGCTGGAGACCGGGCTGGTCGTGACCCCGTTCCTCCCCGGGGACTCCCTCCTCTTCGTCGCGGGAGCGGCCGCCGCCTCCGGGCTCCTGGATATCTACGCGATCATCCTGGTCTTCATCGCCGCGGCGATCATCGGGGACACCATGAACTACTGGATCGGGCACTACTTCGGTACGAAAGTGTTCCTCCAGAAGTTCCCCGGCCTGATCAAGAAAGAGTATATCGACAGGACCTACGGGTATTTCGAAAAGTACGGGGGCAAGACCATCTTCATCGCCCGGTTCATCCCCATCGTCCGGACGTTCGCCCCGTTCCTCGCCGGGGTGGGGAGGATGACCTACCGGCGGTTCATCATCTTCAACGTGCTCGGGGCGATCGCCTGGTCGATCGGCATCACGGTGCTCGGGTACGTCTTAGGCACCAGCGCACTCGTCCAGGCGCACATCAACATCCTGATCTACCTGGTGATCGCGGTCACCCTGATCACAATAGGGATCATCGTGTGGGGGCTGGTCAAGGGGTTCCTGCACTCGCGGGCCCAAAAGACCCCCGAACAGGAATAA
- a CDS encoding methanogenesis marker 9 domain-containing protein — MRHFQRFGLVLNDRVVRTPVAIASMAGVVNADYVLARADHVGVAFIGGYSIDAPTMEASREMARAGRAEFSYEDPVEELASQMEKMKESDVVLGLNLRGSTPAAYAAVAEALGDSVIYEIDAHCRQQPMIDAGCGEALLHNQQRLAEIIAALKAQDVTVSVKIRTGVAGDDRQLAKKIWTAGADILHADLMDFGYQKVRQLRNACPLVLIANNSVNTFEKMKDMFSHGADLVSLARHSDERTLAGLDAAITRYADEHGWYNSPKQLCRGGDIRSLAFCCMPVKSCPLIPTLDKIGMTRDEYMAFKQHAVVETPLSEGKHTCFGSLAWCCKDSSPCMFREMTIRQVGIDNREYMRQKHILADKILQHLFYEKARNDTC; from the coding sequence ATGCGACACTTCCAGCGGTTCGGCCTGGTGCTCAATGACCGGGTGGTAAGGACTCCGGTGGCCATCGCATCCATGGCAGGTGTCGTGAACGCCGACTATGTGCTCGCACGGGCGGACCACGTGGGGGTCGCCTTTATCGGCGGGTATTCCATCGACGCACCGACCATGGAGGCGAGCCGGGAGATGGCCCGTGCGGGGAGGGCCGAGTTTTCCTACGAGGACCCCGTGGAAGAGCTCGCCTCGCAGATGGAGAAGATGAAGGAGAGCGACGTGGTCCTCGGGTTGAACCTCCGGGGGAGCACCCCTGCGGCCTACGCTGCCGTCGCAGAAGCCCTCGGGGACTCGGTCATCTACGAGATCGACGCCCACTGCCGGCAGCAACCCATGATAGACGCCGGGTGCGGAGAGGCCCTCCTCCACAACCAGCAGAGGCTCGCGGAGATCATCGCCGCACTCAAGGCACAGGACGTGACGGTCTCGGTGAAGATCAGGACCGGCGTTGCGGGCGACGACCGCCAGCTCGCGAAGAAGATCTGGACCGCGGGAGCGGACATCCTCCACGCCGACCTCATGGACTTCGGGTACCAGAAGGTCCGCCAGCTGCGAAACGCGTGCCCCCTGGTCCTGATCGCGAACAACTCCGTCAACACCTTCGAGAAGATGAAGGACATGTTCTCCCACGGGGCGGACCTGGTCTCTCTCGCCCGCCACTCGGACGAGCGTACCCTCGCCGGGCTCGACGCGGCGATCACTCGTTATGCCGACGAGCACGGGTGGTACAACTCCCCGAAGCAGCTCTGCCGGGGAGGGGACATCCGCTCCCTCGCCTTCTGCTGCATGCCGGTGAAGAGCTGCCCCCTGATCCCCACCCTCGACAAGATCGGGATGACCCGGGACGAGTACATGGCCTTCAAGCAGCACGCGGTGGTGGAGACTCCCCTGAGCGAAGGCAAACACACCTGCTTCGGGAGCCTCGCCTGGTGCTGCAAAGACTCCTCGCCCTGCATGTTCCGGGAGATGACCATCCGGCAGGTGGGGATCGACAACCGGGAGTACATGCGGCAGAAACATATCCTCGCCGATAAGATACTCCAGCACCTGTTTTATGAAAAAGCACGGAATGACACCTGTTGA
- the cfbE gene encoding coenzyme F430 synthase — translation MRVLVLDSIHGGLVIARSLEDRGHRVETLDVYRGDPAENSAVASRGGWDLLVAPVHLDPSHPLLRELKVPCITHHQAVRWILGDHPVSPFVEITGARGKTTTAFALASLMHGEGILHSTGGTVRFPEGIRTGKTSITPASLIGPAMEASRERRWMIGEVSLGFTGAGDLGILTSPEDYVFAGGWKHAIEEKLRSAMQMRELVLAPGIPPLPGAHMADELATCGGDTCRYRYGDIRGTFENPLLRTGAYREPLMLAAAAAMIFDIDPAPLAGFAPLAGRLSVRKAGGSLVVDNANSGACARTAIDAAEYARSLTGDDPLVLVIGQAEHAVCEGFPPVEVGRAVDAVRPSALVLVGNDYSDLAGQGCSGYLRETPAVPVRYAETLEAAEALARTLVPGAAVVLSVKTWR, via the coding sequence ATGAGGGTCCTGGTCCTCGACAGTATCCACGGCGGTCTGGTGATCGCCCGGTCCCTCGAAGACCGGGGGCACCGGGTGGAGACGCTCGACGTGTACCGGGGCGACCCTGCGGAGAACTCCGCGGTCGCGTCGCGGGGGGGCTGGGACCTTCTGGTCGCCCCAGTGCACCTGGACCCGTCCCACCCTCTTTTACGGGAACTTAAGGTCCCGTGTATCACCCACCACCAGGCGGTGCGCTGGATCCTCGGGGACCACCCGGTCTCCCCTTTCGTCGAGATCACCGGCGCCCGGGGCAAGACCACCACGGCGTTCGCCCTCGCGTCCCTGATGCACGGAGAGGGTATACTCCACTCCACGGGAGGGACGGTGCGCTTCCCGGAAGGGATCCGTACAGGGAAGACGAGCATCACGCCGGCCTCCTTAATCGGGCCCGCGATGGAGGCGTCCCGGGAAAGACGCTGGATGATCGGGGAGGTATCGCTCGGGTTCACCGGGGCGGGAGACCTCGGTATCCTCACCTCCCCGGAGGATTACGTGTTCGCCGGGGGCTGGAAGCACGCCATCGAAGAGAAACTTCGGTCCGCAATGCAGATGCGGGAACTTGTCCTCGCACCGGGTATACCCCCGCTCCCGGGCGCCCACATGGCAGACGAGCTGGCGACCTGCGGCGGTGATACGTGCCGTTACCGGTACGGGGATATCAGGGGCACGTTCGAGAACCCGCTTCTCCGCACCGGGGCATACCGGGAGCCGCTCATGCTTGCGGCGGCGGCCGCGATGATCTTCGATATCGACCCGGCGCCGCTCGCGGGGTTCGCACCGCTCGCGGGGCGGCTCTCGGTCAGGAAGGCCGGCGGGTCGCTCGTGGTGGACAACGCGAACAGCGGGGCCTGCGCCCGGACGGCCATCGACGCCGCGGAGTACGCCCGGTCCCTCACCGGGGACGACCCCCTGGTGCTGGTGATCGGGCAGGCGGAGCACGCGGTCTGCGAGGGGTTCCCCCCGGTGGAAGTGGGGCGGGCGGTCGACGCCGTCCGGCCCTCGGCACTGGTCCTGGTCGGGAACGACTATTCCGACCTGGCCGGGCAGGGGTGTTCCGGGTACCTCCGGGAGACCCCCGCGGTCCCGGTCCGGTACGCAGAGACACTGGAAGCGGCGGAGGCACTCGCCCGCACCCTTGTCCCGGGTGCGGCGGTGGTGCTCTCGGTCAAGACATGGAGATGA
- the cfbA gene encoding sirohydrochlorin nickelochelatase yields the protein MSKKGLLLVGHGSKLPYNKELVESTARIIADANPSFMVKCGFMNMNSPSIGESLGEFKGEDIDALVVVPLFLAKGVHILKDIPEILGLPEGTTHGSFIKNGSTIPLVYADPIGSDPLLAELMVKNAKKALSSL from the coding sequence ATGAGTAAGAAGGGCTTGTTACTAGTCGGTCACGGAAGCAAACTCCCCTATAACAAGGAGCTTGTGGAATCGACCGCCCGGATCATCGCCGATGCAAATCCCAGTTTTATGGTGAAATGCGGGTTCATGAACATGAACTCCCCGAGCATCGGGGAGAGCCTCGGCGAGTTCAAGGGCGAGGACATCGACGCCCTCGTGGTGGTACCTCTTTTCCTGGCCAAGGGCGTGCATATCCTGAAGGATATCCCCGAGATCCTCGGCCTGCCCGAGGGGACCACCCACGGTTCGTTCATAAAGAACGGCAGCACCATCCCGCTGGTCTACGCGGACCCCATCGGAAGCGACCCCCTTCTTGCCGAACTCATGGTAAAGAACGCCAAGAAGGCGCTCTCGTCGCTCTGA
- a CDS encoding hydrogenase maturation nickel metallochaperone HypA/HybF — MHEFGIAYDIFATTRRAALENRATQVTRVRVEIGEMSMVNPEQVIFLFDTLAEEDPLVRGAKLDTVVVPPLSRCTCGYEGDEKFVCPRCGALPELVRGREIVVTNIEIEVDEECK; from the coding sequence ATGCACGAATTCGGAATCGCATACGATATTTTCGCGACTACCCGGCGTGCGGCGCTGGAGAACCGGGCGACGCAGGTCACGAGGGTAAGGGTGGAGATCGGGGAGATGTCCATGGTGAACCCCGAGCAGGTGATCTTCCTCTTCGACACGCTCGCGGAGGAGGACCCGCTGGTCCGGGGGGCGAAACTCGACACCGTCGTGGTGCCACCCCTCTCCCGCTGCACGTGCGGGTACGAGGGGGACGAGAAGTTCGTCTGTCCCCGGTGCGGGGCGCTCCCCGAGCTGGTCCGCGGCCGGGAGATCGTGGTGACCAATATCGAGATCGAGGTGGATGAGGAATGCAAGTAA